A stretch of DNA from Shewanella sediminis HAW-EB3:
CATAGTCGTAGGTGCTGTGGTCGGTCTTGGCGGTTTATTCGGTTGGAACTATTACTCAGAATACAAGGTGGCAAAAGCCGAGTCGGCTTCTGAAGCATTTCAGGCCATGAGTGGCAGTGCAACTTCAGATGCCGCTATGCTGAGTGCGGCTGAAAACTTCGCTAAAGATCATAGCCAGAAAGGTTATCAATCACTGTTATCACTTATCGTTGCGAAAGCGGCGGTTGAGTCTGGCGATCTGGACAAGGCTGAAGCGGCGCTGAAAAGCGTGATCGGATCGGCACCCGATGCCAGTTTAGTTATGGTCGCGACGATGCGTTTAGCTCGTGTTCAAGCCGAACAGGGGCAGGTCGCGACAGCGATCACGACTCTTGAGCAAGTTTCAGACCCTGCATTTATCGCTCAAAAAGAAGAACTTAAAGGTGATTTCCTGGTTCGTAAAGGTGAAGCCGAGCTAGCCAAAGCCGCTTATCAAGCTGCAGTAGATAATGGTGGGGCGACATCAAGCCCTGCTTTACAGATGAAGCTAGATAATTTAAATAAGGCATAAGGAAACGGCCCATGAAGTCTTGGTGCAAAACATTGCTCGCATGTGGATTGAGCTTGGGGCTGTTATCGGCCTGTTCGTCCAGTGATGTAGAAGAAGAGCCGATTAGTCCTTTGCCTGAGATTGAGGCAAGTGTCTTTCCTGAGGTGAGTTGGAGTGCCTCTGTAGGTAATGGTGTGGGGGATTATTACTCGCGTCTTCGACCTGCCGTGCGTTACGACAAGTTATATGTCGCCGATAGATATGGTGAAGTCACCGCATTCGATGAGAAAACCGGTGAAAAAGTTTGGAGCCAGGATTTCAGTTCAGTATTTAAGGACAACATTCTTGCTAAGAACAAGGGGGCTAAATTAGCCTCCGGCGTTACGGCAGCCCGTAATAAGGTGTTTATCGGTGGAGAGAGTGGCATATTAGGTGCGCTCGATGCTGAAACGGGTGAGACTCTCTGGTCAGTTATCGCAGGTGGTGAGCTATTGTCGGCGCCATCCGTCGGTGAAGACCTTGTGGTCGTCAACACCAGCTCGGGAACACTCGAAGCCTTTAATGTCGATGATGGTGAGAAACAGTGGGCTTACGAGTCTAAGCTACCGAATTTAACCTTGCGCGGTACCGGTTCAGCGAGTTATGAGTCTGGCGGTTTCTTTGTTGGCACGGCAGACGGCAAGATCGCGGTTGTCATCAAAAACAATGGTCAGGCGGCTTGGGAACAAGCGATATATACGCCTAAGGGGGGTAATGAGTTTACCCGTATGGCCGATATCGATATGAAGCCATTGATCATAGGTGAAAACCTCTATGCCGTTAGTTTCAACGGTAACTTGGTCTCTATGGAAGTGAGAACCGGACGCGTTGTATGGACTCGTAAATACTCGAGCTTCCATGAACTTGCAGACTCTGGCGTGAGCTTATTCCTCGTCGATGACCATAGCCGTATATACTCAGTCGATAGACGTAGTGGTTTAGAAAGCTGGAGCAATACCGAGTTAACTAACCGCAACTTAACATCGGCTGCGGTATTTAAAGATTATATTGTTGTCGGAGACTTCGAAGGTTACCTACACTTTATCAATAAGAGTACCGGCGCCTTGGTGGGTCGCATTCAGATCGATGGTTCAGGTTTATTTAGCCAGCCACTGGTCGAAGGTGATAACATCTATGTTCAGACTCGAGATGGTAAAGTTGCCAGAATAACGCTTCCGTAAGCTTTAGCTGAATAGATTTTTAGCCCCTGGAAGTTTGTTCCGGGGGCTTTTTAGTTATATAAAAACATTATTTTTGAAAAAAATTGTAGATTAGAGGCAAAAAAATGATTCCAGTTGTGGCCCTTGTTGGCCGACCTAATGTGGGTAAGTCGACCCTTTTTAATCGTCTGACTCGCACTAGAGATGCGTTGGTGGCCGACTTTCCTGGGCTGACTCGGGATCGTAAATATGGTCGCGCTTTCCTCTCTGGTTATGAGTTCATCGTTGTTGATACCGGTGGTATCGATGGCACCGAAGAGGGTATTGAAACCCATATGGCAGAGCAATCGCTCGCAGCGATTGAAGAAGCCGATGTGGTGTTATTCCTGACCGATGCCAGAGCCGGTTTAACGGCAGCAGATCAGGCTATATGTGAACACCTGCGCCGCCGGGAAAAGACCACCTTTGTGGTTGCTAATAAGGTCGACGGTATAGATGCCGACTCGGCTTGTGCCGAATTTTGGGCATTAGGTCTGGGTGAAGTGTATCAGATGGCTGCAGCGCAAGGGCGCGGTGTGACCAACATGATAGAGTACGCGCTAGCTCCTTACGCCGAAGCGCTTGGTCTTAATCGCGATGGCGATGAAGATGAAGATGAAGAGGAGAGAGAGTACAGCGAAGAGGAAGCGGAAGCCGAGCAGAAACGTCTTCAGGACCTGCCTATCAAGATGGCCATTATTGGTAAGCCGAATGTGGGTAAGTCTACGCTAACTAACCGTATTCTTGGTGAAGAGCGTGTGGTTGTTTATGACTCTCCGGGTACCACTCGAGACAGTATCTATATCCCCATGGAGCGAGATGGCCGTGAGTATGTGATGATTGATACCGCAGGTGTTCGTCGTCGCAGTAAGGTGCATGAGACCGTTGAGAAGTTTTCGGTGATTAAAACACTGAAAGCCGTTGAAGATTGTAACGTCGTGCTATTGATCATCGATGCCCGAGAAGGGATCGCGGAGCAAGACTTGGGCCTATTAGGCTTTGCGCTTAATGCCGGTCGAGCACTGGTGATTGCCGTCAACAAGTGGGATGGTATCGATCAGGACATCAAGGATAGAGTGAAGAGCGAACTCGACCGTCGTTTGGGCTTCATCGACTTTGCCCGCATTCACTTTATCTCGGCGCTTCATGGTACCGGTGTAGGACACCTTTTTGAATCTGTGCAGGAAGCTTATGACAGTGCTACACGTCGTGTGAGTACCTCTATGCTGACTCGTATCATGCAGATGGCGCAAGACGATCATCAGCCTCCATTGGTTAACGGACGTCGCGTTAAGCTTAAGTACGCTCACGCAGGTGGTTACAACCCACCTATTGTGGTTGTACACGGTAATCAGGTTAAGAAGTTACCGGATTCTTATAAGCGCTTCATGATGAACTACTATCGTCGTTCATTGAAGGTCATGGGTACGCCTATTCAGATCCGATTCCAGGATAGCGCTAACCCATTCGAAGGCATGAACACCAAGAAGCTGACGGTAAGTCAGGAGCGTCGCCGTAAGCGTATGATGACGCATATTAAAGATAAGAAGTAGGGTTAAGGTTTTAGAACCTTGAGTCTAGTTCATAGAAGGCCAGTTAATTAAATTTAACTGGCCTTTTTGTTACCTTCGAATGAAGGTTAACGACATTTTTGGTTTGGTAAATTTGACTCTGGGCAGTGTTGTTGAGGTCGAACCTTCATTTCTATCTATCGCTTCCAGCGAGGTATGTGAAGCCATCCGTGGCCGCTTAACGAAAACGTCCCTGTTTTCGATACCCACAGCCGCATATATGAACCCATCCTGTTTGCAATAAAGTTGTTTCTTCGGTTTGAGCTTTATTGACGGACATTGCTAACAAGAAAATGCCCAAAATCCATTTAGAGTTTTGACTCATAGGTAAATCGTGCGAACGAGTTTGCCATACTATTCTGGCTCTTCTCCGTTTACATGAGCTTAATAAAATGTCCGGCACTACAGGAGCGGAACAGTCGGAGAAAACAGTAATCACGCAAAATAGTTAGTCATTTCTAAAGTTATTATTGACCTGTCTATAGCTTCATAGTTTAAAGTGTTCCCATTAAAATAATGGAATGGAGTAAAAACGGTGTATCGAATTTCTGAACTCGCTGTAGAAGTGGGGTTATCACGTACTGCTCTGCTCTATTATGAGAAACAACAACTTATAAAAGGTCAAAGGCAGAATAACGGGTATAGGGTTTACAACGATAAAGATCTCCAGCGTATTCGTTTGATTCAGAAACTTCAGGCTGGAGGGTTAACCCTCAAAGAGTGCAAAGCGTGCTTGGAAGCAAAAGTAGATCGCAAACTTCTAGAAAGCCGCCTGTACAAGCTGGATGAGGAGATTGCTCAAAAACAGCAGTCACGAGAACTTCTTGCGGCGATGCTTGGCGAGGGCGACCTAAAAGCATGGCATGAAAGCGTGGATAAGCTAGCTCCGGATGCGCACTTAGATTGGTTAATGAAGCAGGGTTTCAGTGAAAAAGAGGCTCTGCGATTAAAATGGTTATCAAAAGACATGAACGAACACGAACAGTATATGATTGAATTTATGAAGATCTTTGAAGCACTTGAACGATGGGCGCCAGGTAGCGAAAGTGAAACTCTGAAAGCGTTATCGCTTTTGCCTGAGCAACCTAAAGCGATTCTTGAAATTGGTTGCGGTAAAGGGTTGGCCACGACGGTACTGGCCAATAAAACAACCGCATCTATTACAGCGGTTGATAACGAACAGTCTGCATTGACAAGACTCAGTAACCGTTTTGAAGCGGACAGCTTGGCATCTCGACTCACAACCGTTTGTGCCAGTATGACGGAACTGCCTTTTAATAATGGGAGTTTCGACCTCTTGTGGGCAGAAGGCAGTGCTTACATTATGGGTGTGCCCCACGCGCTATCACAATGGAAGCCTCTACTTGATGAGGACGGAATTTTGATGATGAGTGACTTAGTTTGGTTGACTGACACGCCGAATGAGGAAGCTATCGAGTTCTGGAAGCATGAATATCCAGATATTCAAACGGTTACTACTCGTGTCAAACAGATGGAAGTTGCTGGTTATGAAGTTCTTAACAGCTTTACGCTCAGTCACCAAGCATGGCAGAACTACTATGAACCATTGAGATCGCGCATTGAAGAACTACAACCAGAAATGCAAGGCTCTCAGGCACTACAAGACATCTGTAAAGAAGTCGACATTTACAGCAACTACCTCGGTCAGTTTGGCTATCAGATGTTTATCCTAAGAAAGTGTCGTTAAACTAGCGGCTATTTTTCTTCACAGAATCAAGCACCACACCAAGGTGACATTAAGTGTTGCCTTGGTTTCTGGATATCATTAAAGTGCAGTACTCAACTAATATTAGCCATTGAATTAGAGGAACAAGGTATTTTTTGATGCCTATATTAATTTGGTTACTACCGAATTAAGCAAACACTCTAACAAGCTTGTGTCCGTGCGACCTGAAGTCGTATGAAGCGCTGTTCACCGCGATAAGAGTGAACCATCTGTATCACCAGATGACCCTAAGACTCTGAATAAAGCAGCGAGTCTGACAATGTAACGAAGTCCATTGGACGGGAACAGAATCGTGAGAGGATGTTCCTCCTGATAACCACAATCGGGTAAGTGCTAGGGTGTCAGTATGATGAACGTAAGTGAATCCATGTAAGGTGCGTTATATGCGAAACAGCGGAAGTGGTTTATACGCTGTGGCCAAAAGGCAACGAGAGTTGGAAAGAAATTGGACAGTATTCTTTCGTGATCAAATAACTCTCCGCACTATAGTGGGCATCTAACCTGACGTTGCGCGACATACGGAACAGGGTAAGCCTGTATTGCTCCCTTTGGGAAAGCGGTCTGCGAAGGCTGCCGATAGTAATGCAGGTAAAGGAGGCTAGAAAAAGCGAAGGCCGCATTGTAATGATGCGGATACAGGTTGTTATCTGGCGCGAAAGCGAGCTGACTTCTAGCTGGTCTCCCGTTGCAAGATGATTTGAAGAACTTTATTCAAGGAGAAACGCAAATGATGACTTCAATCGAAGTTAGTGCACCTCCTGACAGCGCTCAATGGCAATCCATTAACTGGAAAGCGGTTAAGCAACACGTATTAAAGCTTCAAATGCGCATTGCAAAAGCAACCCGAGAAGGTAAACACGGCAAGGCGAAAGCATTGCAGTGGATATTAACTCACTCTAAATCAGCTAAATTGCTTGCTGTTAAAAGAGTTTCTCAAAACAAAGGCAGCAAAACACCTGGAATCGACGGGATCATTTGGAACAGTGATGCTCGTTGTATAGGTGCGGTCAATCAACTGAGTAGAAAGGGCTATCATGCCAAACCGCTCAGGCGTATCTACATCCCCAAGAAAAACGGCAAACTCAGACCTTTAGGCATTCCCTGCATGATAGATAGAGCGCAGCAAGCGCTTCATCTTCTCGCCTTGGAGCCTATTTCGGAAACGGTGGCCGACCTCAATAGCTATGGCTTTCGACCTAACCGAAGCGCAGCAGATGCAATTGCACAGTGCTTCAAATGTTTATGCATGAAGTGCTCTAGCCAATGGGTTCTTGAGGGTGACATCAAAGCTTGTTTCGATAAGATAGGTCATCAATGGCTCATCGACAACATTCAATTAGATAAGCGAATGCTGAAACAATGGCTTGGATGTGGTTATGTTGATAAAGGATTGTTCTACAAAACAGCAGAAGGAACACCGCAAGGTGGGATAATCTCCCCAACGCTGATGTTGCTGACGCTGGCTGGGTTAGAGCAGTTGGTTAAGTCTATTGCTTGTAAAACAGGGAATAGAGTCAACTTTATCGGATATGCAGACGATTTTGTTATCACAGGTTCTTCGAAGGAAGTGCTCGTTAATGAAATCAAGCCGCAGCTAATTGGTTTTCTACAGGAAAGAGGCTTAACACTCTCTGATGAGAAAACGCACATAACTCATATCGATGATGGTTTTGACTTTCTGGGATTCAATCTTAGAAAGTACAAAGGCAAACTGCTCATTAAACCGAGCAAGAACAACGTTCTATCATTTTTGAGTAATCTACGTGAATTCATCAGAAAACATCCAACAATCCCCGTTAACGATTTAATCAAAATATTGAATCCGAAACTGAGAGGATGGGCGAACTATTATCGCCACAGTGTTGCTAAGCAAGTTTTCGGTTATGTAGGCCATCAACTTTTCTGGTTGTTATGGCGTTGGGCAGTTAGGCGTCATCCAACTAAAAGTAAAGACTGGGTGAGGCGTAAATATTATTTGGACGGTAAGGGACAATGGCAATTTCATGGTTGGCATAAAATAGCGAACATGGATTGTCGATTTAACCTTGTCCAAATAGCTCAAACGCTCATAAAAAGACATGTAAAAATCAGAAGCGCAGCCATACCTTACGACCCAGAATACGAAGCTTACTTAAGTAAGCGGAAATGGGCTAAGCAAGGCAGAAACTCTTGGTTCGAACCTGTTTTAGCTGCGATGTAGGGTGCTGGGTAACAGAACACGCCTTAGTGGAGGCTTGAGCCGTATGCAGTGAAAGTTGCACGTCCGGTTCTTAGGAGGGCGGCACTTGGTAACAGGTGCCGCCTATCCGACAAAATCGCCTTTGCAAATAAACCTAAATCGAAGAGGTAAACATACAGGTGTAGATGCGGCTGGGGGCGTTGGCGGCAGGGATGCCGCCGTCGAGCACACAGGGATGTGCTTGTTGCGTCCCGCAGAAGTATCTGCACTTTTGCCCACGGCAGGTGATTGATATAATTGCAGCTATGGTCTTCAAAGACTCAACGAAATAACCAAGGACAGATGGATAACTAAAAGGATGAAAAGGTGTATCCCTACACCTTCTCCCTTCGGTCGCCAATCACCCGAGCCGGGTTACCCGCCACGATGGCATAGTCGGGGACATCTTTGG
This window harbors:
- a CDS encoding YfgM family protein, whose amino-acid sequence is MEIYSTEEQQVDAIKQFWKDYGTSIVVGAVVGLGGLFGWNYYSEYKVAKAESASEAFQAMSGSATSDAAMLSAAENFAKDHSQKGYQSLLSLIVAKAAVESGDLDKAEAALKSVIGSAPDASLVMVATMRLARVQAEQGQVATAITTLEQVSDPAFIAQKEELKGDFLVRKGEAELAKAAYQAAVDNGGATSSPALQMKLDNLNKA
- the bamB gene encoding outer membrane protein assembly factor BamB, producing MKSWCKTLLACGLSLGLLSACSSSDVEEEPISPLPEIEASVFPEVSWSASVGNGVGDYYSRLRPAVRYDKLYVADRYGEVTAFDEKTGEKVWSQDFSSVFKDNILAKNKGAKLASGVTAARNKVFIGGESGILGALDAETGETLWSVIAGGELLSAPSVGEDLVVVNTSSGTLEAFNVDDGEKQWAYESKLPNLTLRGTGSASYESGGFFVGTADGKIAVVIKNNGQAAWEQAIYTPKGGNEFTRMADIDMKPLIIGENLYAVSFNGNLVSMEVRTGRVVWTRKYSSFHELADSGVSLFLVDDHSRIYSVDRRSGLESWSNTELTNRNLTSAAVFKDYIVVGDFEGYLHFINKSTGALVGRIQIDGSGLFSQPLVEGDNIYVQTRDGKVARITLP
- the der gene encoding ribosome biogenesis GTPase Der; the encoded protein is MIPVVALVGRPNVGKSTLFNRLTRTRDALVADFPGLTRDRKYGRAFLSGYEFIVVDTGGIDGTEEGIETHMAEQSLAAIEEADVVLFLTDARAGLTAADQAICEHLRRREKTTFVVANKVDGIDADSACAEFWALGLGEVYQMAAAQGRGVTNMIEYALAPYAEALGLNRDGDEDEDEEEREYSEEEAEAEQKRLQDLPIKMAIIGKPNVGKSTLTNRILGEERVVVYDSPGTTRDSIYIPMERDGREYVMIDTAGVRRRSKVHETVEKFSVIKTLKAVEDCNVVLLIIDAREGIAEQDLGLLGFALNAGRALVIAVNKWDGIDQDIKDRVKSELDRRLGFIDFARIHFISALHGTGVGHLFESVQEAYDSATRRVSTSMLTRIMQMAQDDHQPPLVNGRRVKLKYAHAGGYNPPIVVVHGNQVKKLPDSYKRFMMNYYRRSLKVMGTPIQIRFQDSANPFEGMNTKKLTVSQERRRKRMMTHIKDKK
- a CDS encoding MerR family transcriptional regulator codes for the protein MYRISELAVEVGLSRTALLYYEKQQLIKGQRQNNGYRVYNDKDLQRIRLIQKLQAGGLTLKECKACLEAKVDRKLLESRLYKLDEEIAQKQQSRELLAAMLGEGDLKAWHESVDKLAPDAHLDWLMKQGFSEKEALRLKWLSKDMNEHEQYMIEFMKIFEALERWAPGSESETLKALSLLPEQPKAILEIGCGKGLATTVLANKTTASITAVDNEQSALTRLSNRFEADSLASRLTTVCASMTELPFNNGSFDLLWAEGSAYIMGVPHALSQWKPLLDEDGILMMSDLVWLTDTPNEEAIEFWKHEYPDIQTVTTRVKQMEVAGYEVLNSFTLSHQAWQNYYEPLRSRIEELQPEMQGSQALQDICKEVDIYSNYLGQFGYQMFILRKCR
- the ltrA gene encoding group II intron reverse transcriptase/maturase translates to MMTSIEVSAPPDSAQWQSINWKAVKQHVLKLQMRIAKATREGKHGKAKALQWILTHSKSAKLLAVKRVSQNKGSKTPGIDGIIWNSDARCIGAVNQLSRKGYHAKPLRRIYIPKKNGKLRPLGIPCMIDRAQQALHLLALEPISETVADLNSYGFRPNRSAADAIAQCFKCLCMKCSSQWVLEGDIKACFDKIGHQWLIDNIQLDKRMLKQWLGCGYVDKGLFYKTAEGTPQGGIISPTLMLLTLAGLEQLVKSIACKTGNRVNFIGYADDFVITGSSKEVLVNEIKPQLIGFLQERGLTLSDEKTHITHIDDGFDFLGFNLRKYKGKLLIKPSKNNVLSFLSNLREFIRKHPTIPVNDLIKILNPKLRGWANYYRHSVAKQVFGYVGHQLFWLLWRWAVRRHPTKSKDWVRRKYYLDGKGQWQFHGWHKIANMDCRFNLVQIAQTLIKRHVKIRSAAIPYDPEYEAYLSKRKWAKQGRNSWFEPVLAAM